The Chryseobacterium suipulveris genome window below encodes:
- a CDS encoding GIY-YIG nuclease family protein, protein MTNKNRTTLYVGVTNDLHRRIYEHKNHLLKNSFTEKYNLEYCIYYEEFQSIDLAITREKEIKKWNRQKKENLINKVNPQWEILVTENGFISRKL, encoded by the coding sequence ATGACAAACAAAAATCGCACAACACTTTATGTTGGCGTAACAAACGACTTGCACAGAAGAATTTACGAACATAAAAACCATTTGCTTAAAAACTCCTTCACCGAAAAATACAACCTTGAATATTGCATTTATTATGAGGAGTTTCAAAGTATCGATTTAGCAATCACGAGGGAAAAAGAGATTAAAAAATGGAACCGACAGAAAAAAGAAAACCTCATCAATAAAGTAAACCCTCAATGGGAAATTTTGGTAACTGAAAACGGTTTTATAAGTAGAAAGTTATGA
- the rpsU gene encoding 30S ribosomal protein S21 — protein MLIIPVKDGEAIDRALKKYKRKFDKTGVVRALRSRQQFIKPSVTKRQANLKAAHKQRNLSKEEQA, from the coding sequence ATGTTAATTATCCCAGTAAAAGATGGCGAAGCTATCGACAGAGCACTAAAAAAATACAAAAGAAAATTCGACAAAACAGGTGTTGTAAGAGCTTTAAGAAGCAGACAACAGTTCATTAAGCCGTCTGTAACAAAAAGACAGGCAAACCTGAAAGCTGCCCACAAACAGAGAAATCTGAGCAAGGAAGAGCAGGCATAA